GGATTTCGAGAAACTGGCGACCGCGCTGGCCCCCATTGAAACAGTGCTGGTCCATTCCTTGGCAAAAGATCGGGCGACCTATCTGACGCGCCCCGACCTTGGACGTATGCCGGACAGCCATGACCTTCCGGCACCGGGCAAGACCTACGAAATCGCCTTCATCATCGCCGATGGCCTTTCGGCAGCTGCGGTGGAGCGCCATGCCGTTTCGGTCTATGAAGCCACGGTGCGCCGGCTCGGAGGGTTTTCAGTCGCCCCGGTTATCCTTGGAAAGCAGGCGCGTGTCGCTTTCGGTGATGAAGCCGCGGCGGCCTTCGGCGCGCAAGTGGCTATCGTCCTGATTGGAGAGCGGCCCGGTCTTAGCGTTCCCGATAGTCTTGGCGCTTATATTACGTTTGAGCCGCGTAAAGGACGGCGCGATAGTGAGCGCAACTGCATTTCCAATATTCATGACGA
This portion of the Allorhizobium ampelinum S4 genome encodes:
- the eutC gene encoding ethanolamine ammonia-lyase subunit EutC, which translates into the protein MSNSVDFDPFARFRSATRARIGLGRAGDAMPTQAVLEFQLAHARARDAVHGEVDFEKLATALAPIETVLVHSLAKDRATYLTRPDLGRMPDSHDLPAPGKTYEIAFIIADGLSAAAVERHAVSVYEATVRRLGGFSVAPVILGKQARVAFGDEAAAAFGAQVAIVLIGERPGLSVPDSLGAYITFEPRKGRRDSERNCISNIHDDGLSYESAAEKISWLVKEALRLKLSGVDLKENAVDGISLPHGAKSLT